ATCAGTGCATACTCATTGGGCACACTAAAATCTTCAGTCTGAACTCTGACAGCATTTAACTCAGTAGCCACATTAACCTCCGGTCACAGGAGGAAAGAATGCTACCTCATCACCGTCTACAACAGGAGTATCCCAGCTGCTAATTGTCTGATTAACCGCGACCAATAACTTATCTGCGGCTAATACTTTAGCCCATTTATCATCTTTGGCGGCAAGTTGCGCACGTAGACCTTCGGCTGTCACCGTAGACTCACAGGCTTCAACGGCAAGTGTACTTAGGCCCAATAGCTCACGAACTTGAGCAAAAAAAAGCACGTTTATCATCTTTATCTACCTTAACAATCTAAGCTGTTTTAACCTTGAAATTACCCGACTTACCGCCACGCTTCTCCAGCAGGCGAGTCTGAGATATCACCATATCTTTCTGTACCGCTTTGCACATATCATATATGGTCAAAGCCGCCACAGATACCGCAGTTAAGGCCTCCATCTCTACACCGGTTTTACCCGATAACTTACAGAGGCTGGCAACACGAACCCGACTAAACTCAGGCTGAGCCTCGAGCTCTACTTCCACCTTGGTCAGCATCAATGGATGGCACAGGGGAATAAGATCCGATGTCTTCTTCGCCGCCTGAATTCCTGCAATGCGTGCGGTAGCGAACACATCACCCTTGTGGTGACTGCCGCTCATGATCATCTCCAGCGTTTCCGCAGCCATCTCTATGTAGGCTTCGGCTCTTGCTTCTCTTTCAGTGACCGCTTTATCAGTCACATCCACCATATGGGCATTACCATCGGCATTGATGTGGGTAAATTCACTACTCATTAGATTTGACCTTAATTTATTCGGCAATAACGTTTTCACATGCATCATAGAGTGAGCGTCTAGGCTGCATATGAATATTGTTTGATAATTATTCAAAAAAGAATATAGAAATCATACCCGGGAGCTAATGGATTAGCTCCTAATCTGCAGGTACTTAACTAGGCTGAAAAACAAGATTAGCCACCTATGGAGGCTAAGTGTTGAGTCACACCGGTAATGCCATCGTGAAGAAAATGTGTCTCCTTCTTGGTGGCTAGCTGTCCATGGAGTCGCTCGACCAGCTCAGCCCTTTGATCTTGATGCTGCAATAGATCTCTAAGATCGACACCATTTTCGGTGAACAGACATAAGTGCAACTTACCTTTTGCCGATACTCTCAAGCGATTACAGCTAGCGCAGAAGTGCTTGTCGTAGGGCATGATCAAGCCTATGCGCCCCTTATGATCATCTCGACTGAAGTTTTGCGCCGGACCATCATCCGCTGCAGGTGTATCTAAGCTCCAGCCATCTTCGACCAGCTTAGTCCTAATATCGGCGCCAGCAAGATGATGTGCCTTGAAGTAGTCACGGCCTAAACCTGTCTCCATCAGCTCAATAAAGCGCAGATCTATGGGGGTGCTCTTAATCCAGTGCAGGAACCTTGGCAGATCGGTATCGTTTAAGCCCTTGAGTAATACCGCATTGATCTTTACTCGTTCGAAGCCAGCCTCGAGAGCGGCATCGACACCTCGCATCACCTCATCAAACTTGTTTTGTCCGGTGATCTGATAAAACATACGGGGATCTAAGCTATCCATCGACACATTGATGCGCCTTAAACCTGCGTCATACCAGTCTTTGGCGTTCTTCTCCAAACGATAGCCATTGGTTGTGGTGGCGATTGTCTTTATCTTGTCGTTATCGGCAACCACACGAATGATATCGGTGAAGTCTTTACGCATGGTGGGTTCACCACCTGTGATGCGGATCTTTTGCGTACCGACTTCCGAGAATGCGCCCACCAGATTTTCGATCTCATTGAGCCCAAGAAACTGAGCACGACCATCGGGACGATAGCCATCGGGGAGGCAATATGTACATTTGAAATTGCAAACGTCGGTCACCGACAGTCGCAAATAGTGAAACCTTCGACCAAATTTGTCTTGTAGTTGAGACATGATCACCTTTCCAAGTAAGGGGAGGTGTGATCATTTCTTTTCACACCCCGGTGGCGTTATTGCCACGGCTTAGCGTCCGTATCTGATGACGTAGGACAAGAAGCTCGGAGAACCGTCAGTGGCTAATTATAGGCTTTTTTGCCCTCAACCCCTAGTTTTAAAGGTGCATTTCTTGTTCCAGAATAATTGGGCGTTAATAATATGTGACAGTGCTCACATCAGTTATTCAATTCAACTAGACTAAAATCACTGTTTATTCTCTGTGCCATTAAGTGAATTTAATGTAAGGTATTGTTAACGATTAAAACACCCGTTTAACGGGGAAACGTGACCTAGAGGTGAAGTGATGGAACGCGAATCGATGGAATTCGATGTCGTCATAGTTGGAGCCGGCCCGGCCGGTTTAGCAACGGCATGTCGACTGATGCAGATATCCCGAGACAGTGGCAACGAGCTTACTGTTTGTGTGGTTGAGAAAGGCTCCGAAGTGGGGGCTCATATTCTTTCAGGAGCAGTATTCGAGCCCAAGGTGCTCGGGGAACTATTTAGTGACTGGAAAGAAAAAGGCGCACCACTTCACACTCAGGTCACTGACGACGAAATCTACATGCTAAGTTCAGATCAGAACGCTCGTCTGATGCCAAATTCCCTCGTACCTAAAACCATGCATAACGATGGCAACTACATCATAAGTGTCGGTAACCTCTCCCGCTGGCTAGCCGAACGCGCCGAAGAGTTAGGCGTGGAGATATTTCCAGGCTTCCCCGCTAGTGAACTCCTTTTCAATGAAGACAATAGTGTCAAAGGCATCATAATCGGCGACATGGGTGTAGGCGCCGATGGTCAACCTAAAGACAGTTATGAACCTGGCATGGAGCTACATGCTAAGTACACTATATTTAGCGAAGGTTGCCGTGGTCACTTAGGTAAACAGTTAATCGAGAAGTATCAACTGGACAAGGGTAAGACACCACAGCACTACGGACTAGGCTTCAAGGAGATCTGGAAGGTACCCAGTGAACAACATGAACTAGGTAAGGTGGTTCATACTGGTGGCTGGCCCCTCACCGAGGGTTCATCCGGCGGTGGCTTCCTCTATCATTTAGAAGATAACCAGATTGCCGTGGGCCTGATCGTCGATCTCAACTATAAAAATCCCCACCTGAGTCCTTTCGACGAGTTTCAACGTTATAAGACACATCCTGTGATTGCCAAGCATCTGCAAGGCGGTGAGCGCATCTGTTACGGTGCCCGAGCCATCACTAAGGGTGGATTAAATTCACTGCCTAAGATGACTTTCCCCGGTGGCCTCATCATAGGCTGTAATGCAGGAACCTTGAACTTCGCTAAGATCAAGGGCACCCATACGGCAATGAAGAGCGGCATGCTAGCGGCCGAAACCATAGCCCATGCCTTACAGGTAGGTGTAGAGGGTGGTAAAGATCTCGACTGTTTTAACGAACGCTTCGAGAAGAGCTGGCTCCACAATGAGTTATACACTTCCCGCAATTTCGGTCCAGCCATGCACAAGTTCGGTACTTATCTAGGTGGTGCATTTAACTTTATCGATCAGAACTGGTTTGGCGGCAAGTTCCCTATCACCTTAAGAGATGAGCAACCAGACTACGCACAGATGGCGGAAGTGGGTGCCTATAATAAGATAGATTATCCTAAGCCAGACGGAAAACTCAGCTTCGATAAGCTGTCATCGGTTTACCTGTCTAATACCTTCCATGAGGAAGATCAGCTGTGTCATCTTCGCCTCAAAGATGTACGCATTCCTGTAGATATCAACCTAGTGAAATACGACGAACCGGCCCAACGCTACTGCCCTGCTGGTGTCTATGAGATCGTCGAGGAGAAAGGCGAGAGCAAGTTCGTCATCAACGGACAAAACTGCATTCACTGCAAGACCTGTGACATCAAGGACCCCAGCCAGAATATCACTTGGGTTACTCCTGAGGGCGGCGGAGGCCCTAACTACCCCAACATGTAGCCCTATAAACACTAAAACGCGCTGATTAACGGCGCGTTTTTTTATAGCGTAAATAAGCTCTAAAGCAGTGAAAAACCATTGCACTTATTATAATTAATAACCATAATCCCCCAATCTAATAAAAGCGTTAACAAATATTTAAACGCTAAATTTCTATCTGAACCTCAATATCCTACAAAACCAATCTAATCGAGCAAGCAAGCCTGTGCTCAATTTTAGATCCCCGGGTCACAAACCTAATGACATTGACGCGATAGCTTTCGCTTCAAATACATACAAGTTGCGAAAAAGAAACCAAATATGCTTACTATCAAACAGAAGATATTACTGACGGTCACGTTAGCCGTGCTGTTATCCACCATACTCGTTGGTGTGCTGAGTCAACGCAGCGCTAAACAAGTCATAGAACAGCGTATGTTGACATCCGAACTGCCTAACATGTTGCTGCAGATCCGCAATAAGGTTGAGCTGGATATCTCAAGCTTAATGAATGCCGCCGAGCAGCTAGCCAACAGCCCTATGCTGATTCAATGGCTGGAAAATGGCAGGCCTAAGGCCGAAGAAGCTCTGGTAGTCAATCAGCTGATGATGATCACTCGCCAGTATGATCTGGCACAAGCCTCCTTCGCCGACAAAGATACAGGCGCCTACTACACCCAAGACGGCTTCCTAAGAGAGCTGACCCCAGACCAAGACGCCTGGTTCTTCGACTATAAGAACAGTGGTCAAGAGCGTATGCTCAATGTGTTTACAGAGGCCAGTGGCGAGGTAAAGCTGTTTATTAATTACCAGCAGCCCTATGGACGAGGTTTAGTCGGACTGGCTAAATCTCTGGACGATATGGTTAGCCTGCTCAGTTCATTCAAGATTGAAAAGAGCGGCTTCGTCTACCTGGTCGATGCTAAGGGCGAGGTAAAACTACATCAGAAAACTCGCCATATAGGTAAAAACTTGAGTGGCATATACAATAATCAAGGCAAGAACCTGCTAAACCGCAATGAGTTTAGCCTAGCTAAGATCGATGAAAATGGTCAAACCATCTTGGTGGCCAGCAGCTATATCCCCTCCATGGACTGGTATCTGATTGCCCAAGTGCCACAAAACGAAGTCTTCGCCATGCTCGAAGAGTCGGCCTATCAAATCCTGATCTGGAGTCTGATAATCTCTATCATACTCATCTCTCTGGCAGTCTTAGTCGCTAGCTCAATAAGCCAGCCAATATCTAAGGTCGCTAGCATGCTACAAAATATCGGTGAAGGTGAAGGCGATCTGCGTCAGCGTCTCCCCGTTAAAGGCAATGATGAACTGGCTCAATTAGCCACGGGGTTCAACAGCTTCATCAGCAAGATCCAGGCATCGATTATCGAAGTAGGGGAAACTAGCGAGCAACTGAGTCAGTCGGCAAAAGATGTCGCCAATCAGGCACAGCAAACTCTGTCCGATAGCCAGCAGCAGAAAGATCAGACCATGATGGTTGTTACGGCTATCAACGAGATGGGTGCCACGGTCAATGAGATCGCTGGCAATGCTGCCCTAGCTGCCGATACAGCCAGGAATGCCGACGATCAGTCTAATACAGGCCAAGAAGTTGTCACTCGCGCCCGTGAGACCATCAATCAGCTCTCACATGATGTTGAGCAAGTTGGTAATGTCATCGAGTCGCTGGCCACACATACAACTTCTATCGGCAGTATCTTAGATGTGATCCGCGCGGTTTCAGACCAAACCAACTTATTGGCTCTCAATGCGGCTATCGAGGCGGCAAGAGCCGGAGAAGCTGGCCGTGGCTTTGCCGTGGTTGCCGATGAGGTACGCGATCTTGCATCCCGCACTTCAGCCTCAACAGATGAGGTGCAGAGCATGATCAATAACCTACAAGCGGAGGCTGCACGCGCCGTCGAGGCCATGACCCAAAGTCGGGTTCGCTCCATAGAAGGTGTCGCCGCTGTCGACGAGGCCAGCCAGTCACTGACTGGCATAAGCGAACAGATTGGCCATATTACCGATATGAATATTCAAGTAGCTGCAGCAACGGAAGAGCAATCGACAGTAGTTGAAGACATTAATCGTAATGTCACAGAGATCAACGATATCACTCAGAGAACATCCGATACCGCCCATGCGGCTGCACAAGCGAGCCAATCATTGAATCAGTTGGCGAGCCGATTGGATACCTTAGTGGCTGGATTTAAGGTATAAAATTGTATGAGGCCTAGTTCCTAGGAACTAGGCCTTTAATCGTTTAAGTCGCCTAGCTTCGTGGTTTTATGAAGGTGATCGACAAGGGATACTTATAACTGATCCCTTCGCTGGCCTTCATGGCCGCTATAATCGTTAGCACGATATCGGCTATCGCCAGTAGTACAATCAGGATGAAACCTATACCGATAAACATCAGCACACAACTTATCATCACCCAGATAATCATACTGATCTTAAAGTTCAAACAGTTACGACCACATTTATCGACAAACGGCATCTCATCACGCTTCATCAACCAGACAATGAGCGGCCCGATCACGCTACCGAATGGAATCAAATAACCAGCGAAGCTGGCCACCTGCACCAAGAGCCCCATATTCATCTCATCTCTGGTGAGCCCTTGTACTTCTTCCGCTTGCTCTGTCACTCGCTTCTCTCCTTGAAATATCACATTAATAACAACTGACTGTCTTCATTCGCCTTACGCTGGGCCAATGAGACGCATCTGCCAACTTTCAATTTTTTGACTCTCTAATCGCCTATGCAAGCTATTAACCCAAGAAGCTGCTAGGCCTTCGCAACTGGCCAGACGATCATAACTTTGGGCATCGAATTCGGTAGAAAAATAGATTTTCATGGCATCTCGAACACTAATATCCGTGCGACGCTCTTGCAGATAGACACTCGCATCTTGGCGGATCTCACCGGATTTAACTACACGATAAAACCAGCCGCACAAACCACTGGTCTGCATGACTAGGGCAAACTCTTTATGACCAAACTGGCTATTTAACTTGAAGCAAGGTGATCTTGGCTGGGTAACCTGCAGTTCGACGTCACCGATGGATATGATGTCACCGATATTAACCTGAGTCTCATCCAAGCCCACAGTACTTATGTTCTCACCCATAGCAGGCGCATCTTTAAAACCGGCCATCATGTCCCAACGACGATACTGGCCATAATGCTCCCGGGGAAAATGATGCAGCACTCTGTCTAGACCGCCATGATGCTTAGGATCGGCCTGAGAATCACCTATGACTCGAGCGGTTTCGACTCTTAGGGCAGCCGAGGGATTTTTATGAGATATGCCACTGGAGATCCCCGCAGTTTCGCTGAGCAGCTCCCCTAGATAAAGGCCAGACAAACGTTTCACCAGCAAGGTTGCCGACATCCAAGTGATCCTTTATGTATCGAATAGTAAGTTCAATAGGCTAATACAAATCTGACTCAGAGGCTATCGACATCTTGCTAAGCTTAGATGCTGCAGAAATAACACTAGGCAATTCCTACTGAGCTCTTGACTGGGTATAAGGTATATCGACGCTATTTATTATCTCGACAGGAGTTTCATTAGATTTATATGCCGCGACACCTTATATGACACTAGATGCGGGCATAAAAAAATACCCCGTTGAGAGACGGGGCAAAGCACATGATAAAACGAATAATAGTTGGAAAAGTAAAGATAGATAAACACTCTATGGCCTTAGAATATAACGACTAGATTACAGGGGGATGACTAAGGGATGAGTTATTTATGACACTAAGAGAAGCTCAAGATAGGGCAGGAAAGAAACTGGAAGGTTATAAAGAAAGCTGTAAGACAGCTCTTGCTTAAAGCAGACAAACTTTCAAGCACTCAAGCTGGATTCCGGCCAAAACAATACCGGAATGACGCATATCTTGTGACACTCCAGCCTTATAACTTTGTTAGCTTTAGCTTATAGCTTCCTCTATTCAAGATATGCCTTTAGCGCTTCTCCGGGGATTGAGCTTTTCGTCGCCACGGCGAATGCGGCCCACTGCGCGCCCTCTTTCATGGCCTCTATGATGGGAAGTCCTGTCGTCATGCCGTGAATAAGACCCGATGCATAGGCATCACCGGCTCCTGTGGTATCGACAACTGTAGAGGTAATCGCTGCTATATGGATGCTATCGTTACCGGAATAAAGCATTGCGCCAGTGGCACCATCGGTAACGATAAAGTGCTTAAGAGACTCCCCGGCTATGCTCAAGCCATATTCCCAAGGAGATAGCTCACTTCGTCCAGCCATATCAGTCTTAGACGCAATCAAAATATGGCAAGGTCTGAGTCTGTCATCTTTCGCCAGCTGAGCAAAAACTAAGCTATGATTTAAGGCGGTTTTAGCCCAGCTCACCACGCCTTCGGCGGATGAGTTAAAATACACCGCATCCCATTGAGACCATATAGGTGGTGCGGCAAGCTCAAAAATGGGTCTTTGTGGCCTGATAATGGTACGTTCACCGTCTGGCGTCATCACCAATAACATCTCATTACTGGTTTCATTGTGCCTTTGAATAAGCTGACATTCGATGCCTTGAGTACTGGCCTCAGCCAATAACCAGTCGCCAATTTTATCACGTCCCACCTGACTAACTAGAGCGACTCTATGATGCGCCCAGACTAATCCCAATCCAGTGTTGGCACCACCTCCACCTAGCCTTTGCCCTCCATCCTGATAATGAAAGCGTCCGCCAGTCCGTAGGGGTTTATCCAGCCGTAAAATACGATCACAGTTCAAGTTAGCAATCAGAAGAATATTAGCCATTAACAGGTTCGCAATAGAAATGTCATAAAACGATGGTAAGGGATTTTTTCTGTGTAGCCAACTCTGATTTTGTTCAATTAGGCCCTAGATTAAAATTACTTAACGATATACATGCCTTCGCTCACAGGGCGACTGAGCTTGAAGCCAAACTTCTGATACAAGGCAGGCACATCGGCCATCAAGGTAATATAAGCGCCGGTAGGTGCCTCACGATCGAGATAATTCATGATCTGCTGCATTATTTCACGCCCTAAACCTTGGCCCTGATAATCAGGGTCCACAGCGATATCGACGATTTCAAAATTCAGCGCCCCATCACCAACCACACGCCCCATGGCAATAACCTTGTACTTAGCACTCTCATCATTCAGGCTTATATGTACGCCAAACAGACTGCGAGGCAAGCCTTTCACCACGGCATCTCTCGGTCTAGGTGTCAGCCCTGATATGAGTCTTAATCTGATAAAGTCATCTACAGGTGCGACTTTCTGTACCACTGATAAGTTAGCAACAAGCTCAGGCATAGGCATTAACCAACAAAGGGTCTCCATTCTGAAGCTAGCATGGCATATTGAAATTCACTGCCCCAAGCCCCCTTAAAAAATACATTCTCGATAAAATGCGCTTCCCGTCTAAAGCCCACTCTCTCTAACAAGAGCCAGGATGGAATATTTTCGGCATCCGTAGTCGCTATCACTCTATGGGGCTTTAGCTCAGTAAACAGATGCGTCAGCAAACCGAGCACAGCTTCTGATGCAAACCCCTGCCCCTGAAAATCAGGCGCGAAGGTAAAACCTATCTCTATCTGCTTTTCATCGATGAAATGAACAGCAAGATCGCCCAATAACTGGCTCTCCTCAAGGTTTTTTGTCGTGATAGCCAACTGAAACCAGTGACCAACCGCAGCAAATGGCACCCTTTGCATATCTTCGAACAAAGACAGAGCATCCTGGTAGCCATATTCACTCCAGTTCTGATACTTAGATACCTCGGGCAAGGCTCTGTAATCGGCGAAAGATTGCAAATCACTGAGCTCAAACTCACGACAGATAATGCGCTCTGTCTCAAATAGAACCTTCATATTTATCATCCACAAAGTTTTGCTTAAAAGAGATTAATCAAGACTGATAATAGCTCCCCTTAGGAGCCCTGCCAAAGAGTGGCATTGCGGCCTTCATCTGATCTTTCGGGAAATTATCAACTGAAGCTTTATGCGCTTCTACACTTAGCCAACGTTCGATGACGGCAAAGGATTCCGGGCTATCATATTTACGAAATACGTCATATGAAATACATCCCTTAGACTGGGTTATGTACGAACTAAGCGATTGTAAAAAATCGTATAAATCTTCGCTCTTTCCTTCGGCAGCCTGAAACTCCCCGATACGCACAATCATCTTAGCTTCCTTACCTTGTGGCATTATTAGTACATTCCAAACTACCTGAAACGAAATTAATTTCAATAGATTCCATCTATTGTGAGCAGCAGTGGCGAGAGAAATATCTTCTATAAACTATAGCTTTCAATAGTTTTGTTTTTCTCACTGACTTGTAAGAGATCTCTCAAGCTCTTGCCATCCATTTGGAATCAAACTTAAAAATGAAATAACAGAAAACACTCAAACACTTGTTTTAAAATGATAATTTTAATGTGTCATTAATGTCACACAAAAAAAAAATATGAGTAGCTACATTTAATCACAGGTTATTTTGTAAAATACCTGTAGACCAAGAATGGAATTGTAGGATTGTTGAATGGAATCAATAATTAATTTTGAAGAGATCTTAGATCTTGTCGGTACCCCAGAAAATAAACTCAGACGTTATCGTGCCTGTCTCAGAGAGTTTGATCGCCTCCAGTATGATGATCCTTTCATCAAACAGATCCGCAATGAGATAGTTCATCTCGAAGCGCAGGTGAAAGCCTGTGGCTCTTGAGCCGAGAGTGATTGAATAACTCATTCGGAGTAGACTTATTCAATCAAACCTAGTTACAGACGATACTTGGCCCATAACGCCTGCTGCTTGGGGGTCAAGAAACTCCAGGCTAACACTCGAGTGAGTTTATTACCTTGAGCCATATCTATGGTCTTTACAGTAACTGCACCCGCCTTTTCGAGGGCGGCATAGCTAGGCTTCAGATTTTCTTGCTTGGATACTAGGCTAGTAAACCACAGACATTGGGTCTTAAAGTCGCTGCTCTCACGGATCATATTAAGCAGGAACTGCTTCTCGCCACCTTCACACCAGAGCTCTGCCTTCTGACCACCGAAGTTGAGACCTGCATTTGCGTCCTTAGCCTTAGCTGGTTCACTCTTATGCCCTTTAGCCGCACGGTTAGCCGCGAGATTCTTTAGCTTACGCTGACTACCCTCACTCGCCTCGGCTAGGGACGAATGAAATGGTGGATTACATAGGGTCACATCGAATCTGTCATCAGCATTGATGATGCCATGAAATATTTTTTGAGGATCGATTTGTAACCGAGTCTTAAACTTACCCTGCAAGCTAAGATTGGCCTTAATTATCAGCTCTACATTCGCAATAGAAAGCGAGTCGACATCGCTGGCGGTAAACTGCCAACCATAAGATTGAATGCCTAAGATGGGATAGATACCATTAGCCCCGGTGCCTATATCCAACGCCTTAATCTTGAGACCTGTCGGGATTCTATTGGTTTTAGTGGCAGTTTTAGCCCTAGTTTCAGTTAAAGCAGGGTCATTTTGTCCACTTTGAACTTCATCCCCTTGTATTGGCAGGTTTCCAGCCAATAGATCTGCAACATAATGCAGATAATCAACCCTGCCCGGAATTGGTGGACACAGAAATCCCTGAGGAATATCCCAAGACTCTATTCGATAATGAGCCATCAGTAAGGCTAGGTTAAGCGCCTTTACAGCCAAGGGGTCGGCAAAGTCTATTGAGAGGTTGCCGTAAGGGTTTGGCCTAACGAATGGCTTTAGCTCAGGGCTAGCTGCTATTAACTTATCGAAGTCATAGCCATCCCTATGCAAGTTTCTCTCGTGAAGCCCTTTTTTATCGGCCGCTTTCACCGATCTAGGCTTAGGAGCTGCAGGCTTGCTCTTATGCTTCTGCTTATTAGAATTTTGCTTATGAAAAGCAGATTTAGTCTGAGATTGGTTTGGCTTGCCCTTAACCGAAGCATTGCTTACATTCGATTTAGGTGCCTGTTTGGGAGCTGATTTTGTCATAGGATCTCAGCCGTTGCTCGATTAACAACGGCTCATAAATAAAAGCTGATTTTATATGGCTTAACTAGTCGTAAAGATATTTGGTGAACAATAGATTAACCACAATAGGCCGGCCGACCTCTTGCTCTATGAGTCGATTGACTGTGTCATAACACTCGCGGCGGATCTCCTCACGCCCCGTTAACGACTTAACCTTATCGGCAGTTTGACTGCCCATGATCTCCAATATCGCCGCGCGCAGGAGAGGATCGTGATGCTCTAGGGCTAACAAGTCTTCGGGGTCTTTCACCATCAACTCTATGCCTATGCGTACGAAGCCTAGCTTCTTACCATTGGAGATATAGTTAGTGATGAGTTCGGGTTCAAACCCATAGTAGGCATAGTTATCTACTATCTTCTCGTCTGCCGCATAAACGCCTACGCTAAAGATGCTAACAGTAAAAATTAACAAGAGGGATGCGAATTTTCTAAGGTAACCTGATCTCATATCGAACCTTTTCATATTGAACTGTATCTCCTTTGTGGCCACTAATCTTTCTGGTTATCCTATAACGGCATGTTAGACTGCAGCTGTTCAAGCCGTACTGTACCGAGAAATAGATGAGTGTGACTAGGTTAAGCTTCCCCTATGGTGAATCAATTCAATGGTTTTCGCCAGAACAAATCTCTGAACTCCCAGATTCCCCACTAAGTGAATGGTTACTTTCATCTGGAAGTTTAACCCAAAAGCTGCGCTCCCACTGTACTAAGTTCGAAGTAAAAGTACTCGGAGAGGGAACTCTAACCCCTTTCAATGGTGAATTCCCAGCCCAGAGACAAGCTTGGGTGCGTGAAGTATTGTTATGTCTGGATGGAGTTGCCTGGATTTTTGCCCGAACCTTGATCCCGGCTAACTTGCTCGATAAGAAGGAAACCGAATTCCTCACCTTAGGGGCCCGCCCTTTAGGTGAACTGCTTTTTTCCAACAATGACTTCACTCCCGGCAAGATAGAAGTGGCTCACTTTACTCCCTGCCATAGGTTAGCTCAATTAACTGAATCCCTTAAACAGCCGGTAACACGTGAACTATGGGGGCGTCGCCGCTACTTCTCATATGATGATGAGCAGCTTATCGTCAGTGAAACCTTTTTACCTGCGGCCCGGAAAATCATAGAACAGATGTAAACTTTTGGTTTTTAGTTAAAGAATCATAGAAAACAAAAAA
This portion of the Shewanella violacea DSS12 genome encodes:
- a CDS encoding GNAT family N-acetyltransferase — translated: MPMPELVANLSVVQKVAPVDDFIRLRLISGLTPRPRDAVVKGLPRSLFGVHISLNDESAKYKVIAMGRVVGDGALNFEIVDIAVDPDYQGQGLGREIMQQIMNYLDREAPTGAYITLMADVPALYQKFGFKLSRPVSEGMYIVK
- a CDS encoding GNAT family N-acetyltransferase; the encoded protein is MKVLFETERIICREFELSDLQSFADYRALPEVSKYQNWSEYGYQDALSLFEDMQRVPFAAVGHWFQLAITTKNLEESQLLGDLAVHFIDEKQIEIGFTFAPDFQGQGFASEAVLGLLTHLFTELKPHRVIATTDAENIPSWLLLERVGFRREAHFIENVFFKGAWGSEFQYAMLASEWRPFVG
- a CDS encoding putative quinol monooxygenase translates to MPQGKEAKMIVRIGEFQAAEGKSEDLYDFLQSLSSYITQSKGCISYDVFRKYDSPESFAVIERWLSVEAHKASVDNFPKDQMKAAMPLFGRAPKGSYYQS
- the rlmF gene encoding 23S rRNA (adenine(1618)-N(6))-methyltransferase RlmF, coding for MTKSAPKQAPKSNVSNASVKGKPNQSQTKSAFHKQNSNKQKHKSKPAAPKPRSVKAADKKGLHERNLHRDGYDFDKLIAASPELKPFVRPNPYGNLSIDFADPLAVKALNLALLMAHYRIESWDIPQGFLCPPIPGRVDYLHYVADLLAGNLPIQGDEVQSGQNDPALTETRAKTATKTNRIPTGLKIKALDIGTGANGIYPILGIQSYGWQFTASDVDSLSIANVELIIKANLSLQGKFKTRLQIDPQKIFHGIINADDRFDVTLCNPPFHSSLAEASEGSQRKLKNLAANRAAKGHKSEPAKAKDANAGLNFGGQKAELWCEGGEKQFLLNMIRESSDFKTQCLWFTSLVSKQENLKPSYAALEKAGAVTVKTIDMAQGNKLTRVLAWSFLTPKQQALWAKYRL
- a CDS encoding flagellar basal body-associated protein FliL gives rise to the protein MKRFDMRSGYLRKFASLLLIFTVSIFSVGVYAADEKIVDNYAYYGFEPELITNYISNGKKLGFVRIGIELMVKDPEDLLALEHHDPLLRAAILEIMGSQTADKVKSLTGREEIRRECYDTVNRLIEQEVGRPIVVNLLFTKYLYD
- a CDS encoding chorismate--pyruvate lyase family protein translates to MSVTRLSFPYGESIQWFSPEQISELPDSPLSEWLLSSGSLTQKLRSHCTKFEVKVLGEGTLTPFNGEFPAQRQAWVREVLLCLDGVAWIFARTLIPANLLDKKETEFLTLGARPLGELLFSNNDFTPGKIEVAHFTPCHRLAQLTESLKQPVTRELWGRRRYFSYDDEQLIVSETFLPAARKIIEQM